From a single Erpetoichthys calabaricus chromosome 1, fErpCal1.3, whole genome shotgun sequence genomic region:
- the LOC114649219 gene encoding deoxycytidine kinase 2-like isoform X1 has product MCGFVCRLTRGLHVVLCRTGMLSKAGVLRIFSQTELGSFALTSRFSWNVIANTSTFPRGFSHTVALNTAVLLRARRMTEKPPAKHCCSAGVGTGESCASSPHVKRVAIEGNIAVGKSTFARILQAENKHWEITPEPLSEWQNIQTTGEPSKKSQQNVSNLLQMMYQDSSRWSYTFQTYSCMSRIKAQLKPVSSRLLNLVQPVQIFERSVYSDRYVFALNMFNMGSINDTEWAIYQDWHTFLVQEFGKRLELEGIIYLRAQPQVCKERLSRRARPEEKGITLEYLETLHTQHENWLVHKSTQVHFEHLRKVPVLVLDVDDDIQNNREYKMQIITQVKKKYLSLIHKSADFLLSQHRL; this is encoded by the exons ATGTGTGGATTTGTGTGCCGATTAACGCGAGGCCTACACGTCGTCTTGTGTCGGACTGGCATGTTGAGTAAAGCCGGAGTTCTGAGGATTTTTTCTCAGACTGAGCTCGGCTCCTTCGCCCTAACGAGTCGGTTTTCATGGAATGTTATCGCGAACACGTCTACTTTTCCGAGGGGCTTTTCTCACACCGTCGCCTTGAATACAGCCGTTCTGCTTAGGGCACGGAGAATGACAGAGAAGCCGCCTGCGAAGCACTGCTGCAGTGCTGGCGTTGGCACGGGAGAGAGCTGTGCCTCATCACCTCATGTTAAGAGGGTGGCAATAGAGGGCAACATCG CTGTAGGGAAGTCGACTTTTGCCAGGATTCTGCAGGCGGAGAATAAACATTGGGAGATTACTCCTGAGCCCCTGAGCGAGTGGCAAAACATACAAACAACTGGTGAGCCAAGCAAA AAATCTCAACAGAATGTCAGCAATTTACTTCAGATGATGTACCAGGATTCCTCACGCTGGTCTTACACATTCCAGACCTATTCCTGCATGAGTCGCATCAAAGCCCAACTCAAGCCTGTGTCAAGTAGACTTCTAAATTTAGTACAGCCAGTGCAGATCTTTGAGAGATCAGTCTACAGCGACAG gTATGTGTTTGCACTGAACATGTTTAACATGGGCTCCATTAACGACACAGAGTGGGCCATTTATCAGGACTGGCATACCTTTTTGGTTCAGGAATTTGGGAAAAGGCTTGAACTGGAAGGCATTATCTACCTACGAGCTCAGCCCCAG GTGTGCAAGGAGAGGCTGAGCCGTCGAGCCCGACCAGAAGAGAAGGGCATTACGCTTGAATACCTGGAGACTTTACACACCCAGCATGAGAACTGGCTGGTTCACAAAAGTACCCA ggtgcactttgaacacctcagaaaagtCCCTGTCCTTGTCCTTGATGTTGACGATGACATTCAAAACAATCGAGAAtacaaaatgcaaattattactcaggtaaaaaaaaaatacttgtcttTAATCCACAAAAGTGCAGACTTTCTGCTTTCCCAGCACAGGTTGTGA
- the LOC114649219 gene encoding deoxycytidine kinase 2-like isoform X2, translating into MCGFVCRLTRGLHVVLCRTGMLSKAGVLRIFSQTELGSFALTSRFSWNVIANTSTFPRGFSHTVALNTAVLLRARRMTEKPPAKHCCSAGVGTGESCASSPHVKRVAIEGNIAVGKSTFARILQAENKHWEITPEPLSEWQNIQTTGEPSKKSQQNVSNLLQMMYQDSSRWSYTFQTYSCMSRIKAQLKPVSSRLLNLVQPVQIFERSVYSDRYVFALNMFNMGSINDTEWAIYQDWHTFLVQEFGKRLELEGIIYLRAQPQVCKERLSRRARPEEKGITLEYLETLHTQHENWLVHKSTQVHFEHLRKVPVLVLDVDDDIQNNREYKMQIITQVKNYVSSLWAS; encoded by the exons ATGTGTGGATTTGTGTGCCGATTAACGCGAGGCCTACACGTCGTCTTGTGTCGGACTGGCATGTTGAGTAAAGCCGGAGTTCTGAGGATTTTTTCTCAGACTGAGCTCGGCTCCTTCGCCCTAACGAGTCGGTTTTCATGGAATGTTATCGCGAACACGTCTACTTTTCCGAGGGGCTTTTCTCACACCGTCGCCTTGAATACAGCCGTTCTGCTTAGGGCACGGAGAATGACAGAGAAGCCGCCTGCGAAGCACTGCTGCAGTGCTGGCGTTGGCACGGGAGAGAGCTGTGCCTCATCACCTCATGTTAAGAGGGTGGCAATAGAGGGCAACATCG CTGTAGGGAAGTCGACTTTTGCCAGGATTCTGCAGGCGGAGAATAAACATTGGGAGATTACTCCTGAGCCCCTGAGCGAGTGGCAAAACATACAAACAACTGGTGAGCCAAGCAAA AAATCTCAACAGAATGTCAGCAATTTACTTCAGATGATGTACCAGGATTCCTCACGCTGGTCTTACACATTCCAGACCTATTCCTGCATGAGTCGCATCAAAGCCCAACTCAAGCCTGTGTCAAGTAGACTTCTAAATTTAGTACAGCCAGTGCAGATCTTTGAGAGATCAGTCTACAGCGACAG gTATGTGTTTGCACTGAACATGTTTAACATGGGCTCCATTAACGACACAGAGTGGGCCATTTATCAGGACTGGCATACCTTTTTGGTTCAGGAATTTGGGAAAAGGCTTGAACTGGAAGGCATTATCTACCTACGAGCTCAGCCCCAG GTGTGCAAGGAGAGGCTGAGCCGTCGAGCCCGACCAGAAGAGAAGGGCATTACGCTTGAATACCTGGAGACTTTACACACCCAGCATGAGAACTGGCTGGTTCACAAAAGTACCCA ggtgcactttgaacacctcagaaaagtCCCTGTCCTTGTCCTTGATGTTGACGATGACATTCAAAACAATCGAGAAtacaaaatgcaaattattactcag gtGAAGAATTATGTTTCCTCTCTCTGGGCTTCATGA